From one Brachypodium distachyon strain Bd21 chromosome 4, Brachypodium_distachyon_v3.0, whole genome shotgun sequence genomic stretch:
- the LOC100841995 gene encoding probable LRR receptor-like serine/threonine-protein kinase At1g05700 codes for MALAIPVQFLILVTIAWQLTVPIHGQLDSLGFISIDCGIPENTSYSDQSSSGLLYVSDFGFIDTGLNSKVNPPYNKRDMADRYITVRCFPDGTRNCYTLRSLVPAGKYLVRATFYYGNYDGLNMLPVFDLYLGVNYWTTVNITYAGRAYVLEMVAVAPADYIQVCLVNTGLGTPFISGIDLRPLKTNLYPEATANQSLALLNFFRPSVANFGFNRYQFWGSVAPIYRYPYDSYDRIWQRYDNAPSWTNVTISQTVQTSKISNFDVPSLIMQSAATPLNGSQIDFSWSSDPSVNDSNMTYLLLLYFAELQQLPSNVLRQFDILVDNDAWNGSQHYTPKYLSAEAASWTVHGSGQHSVSLVATPNATLPPILNAFEIYSVQQLTGFTTNIGDAKAMMKIQVKFGVKRNWMGDPCAPKTFSWDGLNCSYFSSGPAWITALNLSSSGLTGAIDASFGDLVSLQHLNLSNNNLSGPIPDFLAQMRSLKLLDLSSNKLSGLVPAVLLQKSENGSLSLRFGNNDNLCESGASTCKQNKSSNKTTIIVIATVIPIATATLMFIAAFIILHRMRNKQASRMVYNSRPNSPREQSTLFVNRKFTYKELKLMTENFREEIGRGGFGTVFLGHLEDGTTPVAVKICMQKTSHGDKEFTAEAQHLGRVHHRNLVSLIGYCKDKKHLGLVYEFMHGGDLEDRLRGVSSSTSSVTSEAFAVAPLTWHQRLKIALDSAQGLEYLHKSCQPPLIHRDVKTRNILLTADLQAKIADFGLTKALTGGEFVTHVTTQPAGTLGYLDPEYYNTSRLSEKSDVYSFGVVLLELLTGLPAAVPISATESIHVAQWTRQRLAEGCGVENVADPRMGESYDINSAWKVAELALRCKDLPSRERPAMSDVVAELRECLQLEAYRVATSSSSSSGYHSSAACSSRGTTVVSSVSMAGDDRRWQRGTGSSAGDTNDMSVVGAEKLLHDGSPATHVGPAPR; via the exons ATGGCATTAGCAATTCCAGTTCAGTTCTTGATTCTTGTGACAATTGCATGGCAACTGACAGTTCCCATCCATGGGCAGCTCGATTCTCTAG GCTTCATAAGCATCGACTGCGGCATCCCAGAGAACACTTCCTACAGCGACCAATCATCATCCGGGCTACTATATGTCTCTGACTTTGGGTTCATTGACACGGGGCTAAACAGCAAGGTCAACCCACCGTACAACAAGCGGGACATGGCTGACCGCTATATCACCGTGCGGTGTTTCCCTGATGGCACACGCAACTGCTACACTCTCCGGTCGCTTGTTCCGGCAGGCAAGTACCTTGTTCGAGCTACCTTCTACTACGGCAACTATGACGGGCTGAACATGCTCCCTGTCTTTGACCTCTACCTCGGTGTCAATTACTGGACCACTGTGAACATCACCTATGCCGGTAGAGCATATGTGCTCGaaatggtggcggtggcacCAGCAGATTACATTCAG GTGTGCCTGGTGAACACAGGATTGGGTACACCATTCATCTCTGGGATTGATTTGAGGCCCCTGAAGACTAACCTGTACCCGGAAGCCACTGCTAACCAGTCGCTGGCTCTCCTCAACTTCTTCCGGCCATCAGTCGCCAACTTTGGCTTCAACCGATACCAGTTCTGGGGTTCTGTTGCTCCCATATACAG GTACCCCTATGATTCCTATGACCGCATTTGGCAAAGGTATGATAATGCTCCTAGCTGGACCAATGTGACAATATCCCAGACTGTCCAAACCTCCAAAATTTCCAACTTCGACGTGCCGTCACTGATAATGCAAAGCGCTGCTACTCCGTTAAACGGCTCTCAGATCGACTTTTCATGGAGTTCAGATCCATCCGTCAATGATAGCAACATGACTTACCTCCTGTTACTCTATTTTGCGGAGTTGCAGCAACTACCAAGCAATGTACTGAGGCAGTTTGATATCCTTGTTGATAATGATGCCTGGAACGGCAGCCAGCATTACACGCCAAAGTACTTGTCTGCAGAGGCTGCATCTTGGACAGTTCATGGGTCAGGTCAACATAGTGTCTCACTTGTTGCCACACCGAATGCCACTCTCCCACCAATCCTGAATGCGTTTGAGATATACTCTGTGCAGCAGTTGACGGGATTCACAACAAATATTGGAGATG CGAAGGCCATGATGAAAATTCAGGTGAAGTTTGGTGTAAAGAGAAACTGGATGGGTGATCCTTGTGCTCCTAAAACATTTTCCTGGGATGGCTTGAACTGCAGTTATTTTTCCTCTGGCCCCGCATGGATAACAGCTTT GAACTTGTCATCCAGCGGATTGACTGGTGCAATCGATGCATCTTTTGGTGATTTAGTATCCCTTCAGCACTT GAACCTTTCTAATAACAATCTCTCCGGTCCAATACCTGACTTTCTAGCACAAATGAGATCGCTCAAACTCCT GGACCTGTCAAGCAACAAGCTTAGCGGACTGGTCCCTGCAGTTTTGCTACAAAAGTCAGAAAATGGATCCTTATCATTAAG GTTTGGCAACAATGATAATCTATGTGAAAGTGGTGCTTCTACTTGTAAGCAGAACAAGAGCAGCAACAAAACTACAATAATAGTCATCGCGACAGTTATTCCAATAGCAACAGCAACTCTAATGTTCATTGCAGCTTTTATTATCCTTCACCGAATGAGAAACAAACAAG CTTCGCGGATGGTGTACAACTCAAGGCCAAACAGCCCCCGAGAACAGTCGACTTTATTTGTGAACAGGAAGTTCACATATAAGGAGCTGAAGCTTATGACAGAAAATTTCAGAGAAGAAATAGGACGAGGAGGATTTGGAACCGTCTTCCTCGGCCACCTGGAGGATGGAACTACTCCTGTTGCTGTCAAGATATGCATGCAGAAAACTTCGCATGGTGACAAGGAATTCACAGCTGAA GCTCAACACCTGGGGAGAGTTCATCACAGGAACCTGGTCTCATTGATTGGCTATTGCAAAGACAAGAAGCACCTTGGCCTCGTGTATGAATTCATGCATGGAGGTGACCTTGAAGACCGTCTAAGAGGTGTATCAAGTAGCACTAGCTCAG TCACAAGCGAGGCCTTTGCTGTTGCTCCTCTTACTTGGCATCAACGCCTCAAGATCGCTCTGGATTCTGCACAAG GATTGGAGTATCTGCACAAGTCATGCCAACCTCCACTGATCCACAGGGACGTGAAGACCAGGAACATCCTCCTGACCGCAGATCTTCAGGCGAAGATCGCTGACTTTGGCCTGACGAAGGcgctcaccggcggcgagtTCGTCACCCATGTGACCACCCAGCCAGCGGGCACCCTGGGGTACCTTGATCCGGAGTATTACAACACGTCCCGGCTCAGTGAGAAGAGCGACGTGTACAGTTTCGGCGTGGTGCTCCTGGAACTCTTGACCGGCCTGCCTGCGGCTGTCCCTATCTCAGCGACCGAGAGCATCCACGTCGCTCAGTGGACGCGCCAGAGGCTCGCCGAAGGGTGCGGAGTCGAGAACGTCGCCGATCCGAGGATGGGTGAGTCCTACGACATCAACTCGGCCTGGAAGGTGGCGGAGCTGGCGCTGCGGTGCAAGGACCTGCCGTCACGGGAGCGGCCCGCGATGTCTGACGTTGTGGCCGAGCTCAGGGAGTGCCTGCAGCTGGAGGCCTACCGTGTAGctacgagcagcagcagcagcagtgggtACCACAGCTCGGCCGCCTGTAGTAGCAGAGGCACTACCGTGGTGAGCAGTGTGAGCATGGCGGGCGATGATCGCCGGTGGCAGCGGGGAACTGGCTCCAGCGCCGGTGACACTAACGATATGAGTGTGGTCGGTGCGGAGAAGCTCTTGCACGACGGTTCGCCCGCAACTCACGTTGGTCCTGCACCAAGATGA
- the LOC100835896 gene encoding 60S ribosomal protein L8 has protein sequence MGRVIRAQRKGAGSVFKSHTHHRKGPARFRSLDFGERNGYLKGVVTDVIHDPGRGAPLAKVTFRHPFRYKHQKELFVAAEGMYTGQFVYCGRRATLSVGNVLPLRSVPEGGVICNVEHHVGDRGVFARASGDYAIVISHNPDNGTSRIKLPSGAKKIVPSSCRAMIGQVAGGGRTEKPMLKAGNAYHKYRVKRNCWPKVRGVAMNPVEHPHGGGNHQHIGHASTVRRDAPPGQKVGLIAARRTGRLRGQAAASAAKADKAT, from the exons aTGGGTCGCGTGATCCGCGCGCAGCGTAAGGGTGCGGGCTCCGTGTTCAAGTCGCACACCCACCACCGCAAGGGCCCGGCGCGCTTCCGTTCGCTCGACTTCGGCGAGCGCAACGGGTACCTCAAGGGCGTCGTCACCGACGTCATCCACGACCCGGGGCGTGGCGCGCCGCTCGCCAAGGTGACCTTCCGCCACCCCTTCAGGTACAAGCACCAGAAGGAGCTCTTCGTCGCCGCGGAGGGCATGTACACCGGCCAGTTCGTCTACTGCGGACGCCGCGCCACGCTCTCCGTCGGCAACGTCCTCCCGCTCCGCTCCGTGCCCGAGGGAGGCGTCATCTGCAACGTCGAGCACCATGTCGGCGACCGCGGCGTCTTCGCCAGGGCCTCCGGGGACTACGCCATCGTCATCAGCCACAACCCTGACAACGGCACCTCAAG GATCAAGCTCCCCTCTGGTGCCAAGAAGATTGTCCCAAGCAGCTGCCGTGCCATGATTGGTCAGGTTGCTGGTGGAGGCAGGACTGAGAAGCCAATGCTCAAGGCTGGTAATGCCTACCACAAGTACCGCGTGAAGAGGAACTGCTGGCCTAAGGTGCGTGGTGTGGCCATGAACCCTGTGGAGCATCCCCACGGAGGAGGTAACCACCAGCATATTGGTCATGCCTCCACTGTCCGCCGTGATGCACCCCCTGGCCAGAAGGTTGGTCTCATTGCTGCCAGGAGGACTGGTCGTCTCAGAGGCCAGGCTGCTGCCTCTGCTGCCAAGGCTGACAAGGCCACTTAG
- the LOC100842295 gene encoding putative leucine-rich repeat receptor-like protein kinase At2g19210 encodes MSAATATARRRYRSPVLLLLCFFASAPIHGQPDVLGFISIDCGIAEGSSYTDGSTRGLKYVSDAGFVDAGAGANAGVRPPYSQQAQPARYLNVRYFPGPAAGARSCYTLRELSPGAKYLVRCGFYYGNYDKLRTLPAFDLYLGVDRWATVNVTTPDERYILEAVVVSPASFLQVCLVNIGLGTPFISWLDLRPLGAAMYPEATLKQSLLLLNLRRPGAKYALNRYHFWRPATSYGVFRYPSDPYDRVWQSYGDVAAWTNITTTAAVNVSNASSFDEPSVVLQSAATPVNATRLDFSWTLDSSLSPNNGNSSSTAYVLLMYFAELQQLPSAALRQFSILINGASWNSSRRSYAPKYLSAEIVKMVLVQGSGDRAVVSLVATPEATLPPILNALEIYSVRQMTQLKTDNVDAEAMMTIRTTYALKKNWIGDPCAPKDFAWHGLNCSYPSSGSAQIKALNLASNVLTGAIDPSFGHLKSLQHLDLSTNTLSGPIPDFLAQMPSLTFLDLSNNKLSGSVPAALLQKHQNGSLILRIGNNTNICDNGASTCDPDKKEKNRTLVTAISVTIPVATLLFVATILILRRRRNKQDTWMANNGRLSGPRERYNLFENGQFSYKELKLITANFREEIGRGGFGAVFLGHLENERTVAVKICSKTSSEGDKEFLAEAQHLGRVHHRNLVSLIGYCKDKKHLGLVYEYMHGGDLEDCLRGEASVATPLSWHRRLKIAIDSAHGLEYLHKSCQPPLIHRDVKTKNILLSADLEAKLSDFGLTTVFADEFMTHITTKPAGTLGYLDPEYYNTARLSEKSDVYSFGVVLLELITGQPPALAISDTESIHIAEWVRQKLSESEGNIESIADMKMGTEYDIDSVCKVTELALQCKERPSRERPTMTEVVVELKECLELEVSRGMGNYSSVASSANSLSEMSAELRSDAQGSHL; translated from the exons ATGTCGGCAGCAACGGCAACAGCCCGCCGTCGGTATCGGTCGccggtgctcctcctcctttgctTCTTCGCGTCTGCTCCCATCCATGGCCAGCCCGACGTCCTAG GTTTCATCAGCATCGACTGCGGGATCGCCGAGGGCTCGAGCTACACCGACGGCTCCACCCGTGGCCTCAAGTACGTCTCCGACGCCGGCTTCGTcgacgccggcgcgggcgccaACGCCGGCGTCAGGCCGCCCTACAGCCAACAAGCCCAGCCGGCGCGGTACCTCAACGTCCGCTACTTCCCCGgccctgccgccggcgcccggaGCTGCTACACGCTCCGCGAGCTCTCGCCTGGAGCCAAGTACCTGGTCAGGTGCGGCTTCTACTACGGCAACTACGACAAGCTCCGCACGCTCCCGGCCTTCGACCTCTACCTCGGGGTCGACCGCTGGGCCACCGTCAACgtcaccacccccgacgagaGGTACATCCTCGAGGCCGTCGTCGTGTCGCCGGCCAGCTTCTTGCAG GTGTGCTTGGTGAACATAGGGCTGGGCACGCCTTTCATCTCCTGGCTTGATCTGAGGCCTCTCGGGGCGGCCATGTACCCGGAGGCCACCCTGAAGCAGTCGCTGCTCCTGCTCAACCTTCGCAGGCCGGGAGCCAAATACGCCTTGAACCGCTACCATTTCTGGAGGCCGGCCACTTCCTATGGAGTATTCAG GTACCCGTCTGATCCCTACGACCGCGTCTGGCAGAGCTACGGCGACGTCGCAGCATGGACAAACATAACAACGACGGCCGCCGTCAACGTCTCCAACGCCAGCAGCTTCGACGAGCCGTCGGTGGTGTTGCAGAGCGCCGCCACTCCGGTGAACGCCACGCGGCTCGACTTCTCATGGACCTTGGACTCCTCCCTGTCGCCGAACAacggcaacagcagcagcacggctTACGTCCTGCTCATGTACTTCGCtgagctgcagcagctgccaAGCGCCGCGCTGAGGCAGTTCAGCATCCTCATCAACGGTGCCTCGTGGAACAGCAGCCGGCGGAGCTACGCCCCGAAATACCTTTCTGCAGAGATTGTGAAGATGGTGCTTGTGCAGGGGTCAGGCGATCGCGCTGTCGTTTCTCTTGTCGCCACGCCTGAAGCGACGCTCCCGCCCATCTTGAACGCGCTCGAGATATACTCGGTGCGGCAGATGACTCAACTTAAGACGGACAATGTAGACG CTGAGGCCATGATGACGATCCGTACGACGTATGCGCTGAAGAAGAACTGGATTGGTGATCCTTGTGCACCTAAAGATTTTGCCTGGCATGGCCTGAACTGTAGTTATCCATCATCTGGCTCTGCACAGATAAAAGCTTT AAATTTGGCATCTAATGTGTTGACCGGTGCAATTGATCCTTCTTTTGGTCATCTAAAATCTCTACAACACTT GGACTTGTCCACTAATACCCTGTCGGGCCCAATACCAGATTTTCTAGCGCAAATGCCATCACTCACATTCCT CGATTTATCAAACAACAAACTCAGTGGATCAGTTCCTGCAGCTCTACTACAAAAGCATCAAAATGGATCTCTTATACTAAG AATCGGTAACAACACAAATATCTGTGACAATGGTGCTTCGACATGTGATCCagacaaaaaggaaaagaacagAACACTCGTCACTGCAATATCCGTAACAATTCCTGTAGCAACTCTACTGTTTGTGGCAACAATTCTTATCCTTCGCAGAAGGAGAAATAAACAAG ACACATGGATGGCAAACAACGGTAGGCTTAGCGGCCCTCGGGAGAGGTACAACTTATTTGAGAACGGACAATTCAGCTACAAGGAACTGAAGCTCATCACAGCTAACTTCAGAGAAGAAATAGGGCGAGGAGGATTTGGTGCCGTGTTTCTAGGTCATTTGGAGAACGAACGTACAGTTGCCGTGAAGATCTGTTCAAAAACATCATCTGAAGGGGATAAAGAGTTTCTAGCTGAG GCTCAACACTTGGGTCGAGTTCATCATAGGAATCTGGTTTCCTTGATTGGTTATTGCAAGGACAAGAAACATCTGGGCCTTGTATATGAATATATGCATGGAGGAGACTTGGAGGACTGCTTAAGAG GAGAGGCTTCTGTTGCTACACCCCTCAGTTGGCATCGACGTCTCAAGATTGCTATCGACTCTGCCCATG GATTGGAGTATCTACATAAGTCCTGCCAACCTCCACTGATCCATAGGGATGTCAAGACGAAGAACATCCTGCTATCTGCTGACCTAGAGGCGAAGTTATCCGACTTCGGCCTGACGACGGTGTTTGCCGACGAGTTCATGACCCACATCACCACCAAACCAGCAGGGACCCTGGGATATCTTGACCCTGAATACTATAATACAGCCCGGCTGAGTGAGAAGAGtgacgtgtacagcttcggaGTAGTACTACTTGAGCTCATTACAGGTCAACCCCCAGCGCTCGCTATCAGTGACACCGAGAGCATCCATATAGCAGAGTGGGTGCGCCAGAAGCTCTCGGAGTCGGAGGGGAACATCGAGAGCATTGCTGACATGAAGATGGGGACAGAGTACGACATCGACTCAGTCTGCAAGGTTACAGAGCTGGCACTGCAGTGCAAGGAGCGACCATCACGAGAACGACCCACAATGACAGAGGTTGTGGTTGAGCTTAAGGAGTGCTTGGAGCTGGAGGTGTCTCGTGGAATGGGCAACTACAGCTCAGTCGCTAGCAGCGCAAACAGTCTCAGTGAAATGAGCGCTGAGTTGCGTAGTGATGCCCAAGGAAGTCATCTATGA
- the LOC100842605 gene encoding CASP-like protein 4C1, producing MASPLGNGELAASERRKAAAAAGRRLAALLLLLRVAALCFALAAAAFAATDGAALRGSAAFRFLLAANAIVAAYSAFEVAAAAFELARAATLLPEALQLWFDFGHDQGFGYMALAAAAAAAAGRGAAAAACSGTMACLQADIAVGLGFAAFAFLALAALLSGFRLARFLLTGSRLPAPASPSSSAY from the exons atggcgtCGCCGCTGGGCAACGGAGAGCTGGCTGCTtcggagaggaggaaggcggcggcggccgcggggaggaggctggcggcgctgctgctgctcctgcgggtggcggcgctgtgcttcgcgctggcggcggcggcgttcgcGGCGACGGACGGCGCCGCGCtgcggggcagcgcggcgTTCCGGTTCCTGCTGGCGGCGAACGCCATCGTGGCCGCGTACTCGGCGTTCgaggtggccgcggcggccttcgagctcgcccgcgccgccacgctgCTCCCGGAGGCCTTGCAGCTCTGGTTCGACTTCGGCCACGACCAG GGATTCGGGTACatggcgttggcggcggcggcggcggcggcggcggggcgtggagcggcggcggcggcgtgcagcGGGACGATGGCGTGCCTGCAGGCGGACATCGCGGTGGGGCTCGGGTTCGCGGCGTTCGCCTTCCTGGCGCTGGCGGCGCTCTTGTCGGGGTTCCGGCTCGCACGCTTCCTTCTCACCGGCTCCCGCCTCCCGGCCCCggcttccccttcctcctccgcgtATTGA
- the LOC100842912 gene encoding osmotin-like protein has protein sequence MATNLAIAAFLLATTLFSSSSSAARETILTIHNLCPYPVWPLFTPDSGFPALCDRVVRLVPNGVISVRFPDTPWSGRVTTRTGCDGTGRPRLHCATGSAPPSTVAQLMVHYGGVEDRAVYSVSLVDGFNVPMVITPQGGGGTGHWLCTPMGCAVDLNRDCPPDQRASGGAACRGPRGYFKALCPEARTTPGDRDPVPQSCRAPEELKIVLCQPTPTQP, from the coding sequence ATGGCCACGAACCTCGCCATCGCCGCGTTCCTCCTGGCCACtactctcttctcctcctcgtcgtcggcggcgagggagaccATCCTGACCATCCACAACCTGTGCCCTTACCCGGTGTGGCCGCTCTTCACCCCCGACAGCGGCTTCCCAGCCCTCTGCGACCGCGTCGTGCGCCTCGTCCCCAACGGGGTCATCTCCGTCCGCTTCCCGGACACCCCCTGGTCCGGCCGCGTCACGACGCGCACCGGCTGCGACGGCACCGGCCGCCCGCGGCTGCACTGCGCCACCGgctccgcgccgccctccACCGTGGCGCAGCTCATGGTCCATTACGGCGGGGTGGAGGACCGGGCCGTGTACAGCGTTTCCCTCGTGGACGGCTTCAACGTGCCCATGGTGATCACCccgcagggcggcggcggcaccggccaCTGGCTGTGCACGCCGATGGGGTGCGCCGTCGACCTCAACCGGGACTGCCCGCCGGACCAGCGCGCCAGCGGGGGAGCGGCCTGCCGTGGGCCCCGGGGGTATTTTAAGGCGCTGTGCCCGgaggcgaggacgacgccAGGCGACAGGGACCCCGTGCCCCAGAGCTGCCGCGCGCCCGAGGAGCTCAAGATCGTCCTCTGCCAGCCGACGCCGACGCAGCCGTAA
- the LOC100837828 gene encoding osmotin-like protein gives MAMNLATVAFLLASTLFSASSSEATTLTIHNLCPYPVWPLIVPNSGSGATSPFFDNSARLDPNALVSLCFPDTVWSGRVTARTGCDGSGATCGTGAAPPSTVAQLTVHGDQDLAVYSVSLVDGFNVPMVISPQGGGVGQCPQLGCAFDLNRNCPPEQSANGGAACRGPPGYFKVLCPQTRTTPGDKEPLPQNCHAPGELKIVLCQPFMLSHGAAVEADS, from the coding sequence ATGGCCATGAACCTCGCAACCGTCGCGTTCCTCCTGGCCAGCACTCTCTTCTccgcctcgtcgtcggaggCGACCACGCTGACCATCCACAACCTGTGCCCTTACCCGGTGTGGCCGCTCATCGTCCCCaactccggctccggcgccacCAGCCCCTTCTTCGACAACTCCGCGCGCCTCGACCCCAACGCGCTCGTATCCCTCTGCTTCCCGGACACCGTCTGGTCTGGCCGCGTCACCGCGCGCACCGGCTGCGACGGCTCCGGCGCGACCTGCGGCACGGGAGCCGCGCCACCCTCCACCGTGGCGCAGCTCACGGTCCACGGCGACCAGGACCTGGCCGTGTACAGCGTCTCCCTCGTGGACGGCTTCAACGTGCCCATGGTGATCAGCCcgcagggcggcggcgtcggccaGTGCCCGCAGCTCGGGTGCGCCTTCGACCTCAACCGGAACTGCCCGCCGGAGCAGAGCGCCAATGGGGGAGCCGCCTGCCGCGGGCCCCCAGGGTATTTCAAGGTGCTGTGCCCGCagacgaggacgacgccggGCGACAAGGAGCCCCTGCCGCAGAACTGCCACGCGCCCGGGGAGCTCAAGATCGTCCTCTGCCAGCCCTTCATGCTatcccacggcgccgccgtggaagCCGATAGCTAG